From the Bdellovibrio reynosensis genome, one window contains:
- the mtgA gene encoding monofunctional biosynthetic peptidoglycan transglycosylase: MKNQKWSRIRKWILQFILLFFVSSIGGVLVYRFVPVFITPLMVLRSVESLWGDKFVGIEKDWVPLEEMSPSIQRAVLKAEDYRFFEHNGFDYEAIQKAMKYNQTHKRKKGASTISQQTAKNVFLWPRRDWVRKGFEAYFTVLIEFVWPKERILEVYLNVIEMGPGVYGVEAASKKFFKKSAKNLTPHQASLIAAVLPNPRRFRIDRPSIYVMARQRRILNRVAPEIPKSADASLLDFLDLKFDSEDEE, from the coding sequence ATGAAAAACCAAAAGTGGTCCCGCATTCGCAAATGGATTCTGCAGTTTATCTTACTGTTTTTCGTAAGCAGTATAGGTGGGGTTTTAGTCTATCGTTTCGTTCCCGTTTTTATTACACCTCTGATGGTCTTAAGATCGGTGGAATCCTTGTGGGGCGATAAGTTCGTTGGTATCGAAAAAGATTGGGTGCCCTTGGAAGAGATGTCACCTTCCATCCAAAGAGCTGTTCTTAAAGCCGAAGACTATCGTTTCTTTGAACACAATGGGTTTGATTATGAAGCCATCCAAAAAGCGATGAAGTACAATCAAACCCACAAAAGAAAAAAGGGTGCTAGCACCATCAGCCAGCAAACAGCCAAAAACGTCTTTTTGTGGCCGCGAAGAGACTGGGTTCGTAAAGGTTTTGAAGCTTACTTCACGGTTTTAATTGAATTTGTATGGCCAAAAGAACGCATTTTAGAAGTTTATCTGAACGTCATAGAAATGGGTCCCGGCGTTTACGGTGTTGAAGCGGCTTCAAAAAAGTTTTTCAAGAAAAGCGCTAAGAATTTAACTCCGCACCAGGCATCGTTGATTGCAGCTGTATTGCCGAACCCGCGCCGCTTTCGTATCGATCGTCCCTCGATCTATGTCATGGCTAGACAGCGCCGAATTTTAAATCGTGTGGCACCTGAAATTCCTAAGTCCGCCGATGCATCCTTGTTAGATTTCCTTGATTTGAAGTTTGATTCTGAAGACGAAGAATAG
- a CDS encoding AlkZ-related protein — translation MSSKAKKKKMIDAINNRGALLVYPLENKKEPPSLWSELYPRTKMRWEWDQGADNRVAEMWIMREELSRSGDVVYAKWFRNRATFFSKDVFTNLLAFFGSSRDQIQLPSASREALESFLMDSPQSTKIIKENLGWQGKLMESHYNRAMKPLWNYLFLVGYGEVNDSSFPSLNMAATESMFEDLWLKSKNIDPIKAQQHLQNALGDESLFLKYAEKLKTGIKPTVDRSL, via the coding sequence ATGAGTTCTAAAGCAAAAAAGAAAAAAATGATCGACGCCATCAACAACCGTGGGGCTTTGTTGGTGTATCCGCTTGAAAATAAGAAAGAGCCACCAAGCTTATGGTCAGAGCTTTACCCGCGCACCAAAATGCGCTGGGAGTGGGATCAAGGAGCGGACAATCGCGTGGCTGAAATGTGGATCATGCGCGAAGAACTTTCCCGTAGTGGGGATGTGGTTTATGCGAAATGGTTCCGCAATCGCGCGACATTTTTTTCAAAAGACGTGTTTACAAATCTTTTAGCGTTCTTTGGTTCATCAAGAGATCAAATCCAATTGCCATCGGCGTCCCGCGAAGCTTTGGAGAGTTTTTTAATGGATTCCCCGCAATCAACGAAGATTATTAAAGAGAACCTTGGCTGGCAGGGAAAGCTTATGGAAAGCCACTATAACCGCGCCATGAAGCCGCTATGGAATTATTTATTCCTGGTAGGCTATGGCGAGGTGAATGATTCAAGCTTTCCGTCGTTGAATATGGCAGCTACCGAAAGCATGTTTGAGGATTTATGGTTAAAATCCAAAAACATCGATCCGATCAAAGCCCAGCAACATTTACAAAATGCCTTGGGGGATGAAAGCTTGTTCTTAAAATACGCCGAAAAACTGAAGACTGGCATCAAGCCTACAGTCGACAGGTCCCTGTAA